A stretch of the Paucidesulfovibrio longus DSM 6739 genome encodes the following:
- a CDS encoding 4Fe-4S dicluster domain-containing protein: MKDEHKGGLSRRGFLKALGLGGASLAASAAALPARALAAQEEVRTLPGQELATLHDLSRCVGCGACVEACRESNGFKYPEPQKPFPEMYPPRVKAEDWSEKRDVDDRLTPYNWLFLQSAEVEQDGETYEINIPRRCMHCQNPPCANLCPWGAAGREKNGIVRINDQVCLGGSKCKSVCPWHIPQRQTGVGLYLDILPRFAGNGVMYKCDRCHQLVAEGQAPACVSACPYDVQTIGPREEIVQKAHELAESMNGYIYGEHENGGTNTLYVSPVPFDKLHAALKDSQQIDSKKGRPGLEPFPDMMSAEENMAEAALIAPFAGIAAGLVAAGRAMFGRGEASGRSGAPGEGPANNESRDKEGGHED, encoded by the coding sequence ATGAAGGATGAACACAAGGGCGGCCTCTCCCGGCGCGGGTTTCTCAAGGCATTGGGCCTTGGCGGCGCGTCGTTGGCTGCTTCCGCTGCGGCGCTGCCTGCCCGCGCCCTGGCCGCCCAGGAAGAGGTGCGCACTTTGCCCGGCCAGGAGCTGGCCACCCTGCACGATCTTTCGAGGTGCGTGGGCTGCGGCGCGTGCGTCGAGGCCTGCCGCGAGTCCAACGGATTCAAGTATCCCGAACCGCAAAAGCCGTTTCCGGAGATGTACCCTCCCAGGGTCAAGGCCGAGGACTGGTCGGAAAAGCGCGATGTGGACGACCGGCTGACCCCGTACAACTGGCTCTTTCTCCAGTCCGCCGAGGTAGAGCAGGACGGCGAGACCTACGAGATCAATATCCCCCGGCGCTGCATGCACTGCCAGAACCCGCCCTGCGCCAATCTCTGCCCCTGGGGCGCGGCCGGGCGGGAGAAGAACGGCATCGTGCGCATCAACGACCAGGTTTGCCTGGGCGGCTCCAAGTGCAAGTCGGTCTGCCCCTGGCACATTCCCCAGCGGCAGACCGGCGTGGGGCTGTATCTCGACATCCTGCCCCGGTTCGCGGGCAACGGCGTGATGTACAAGTGCGACCGCTGCCACCAGCTCGTCGCCGAAGGACAGGCTCCGGCCTGCGTCAGCGCCTGTCCCTACGACGTGCAGACCATCGGCCCGCGCGAGGAGATCGTGCAGAAGGCCCACGAACTGGCCGAATCCATGAACGGATACATCTACGGCGAGCATGAGAACGGCGGCACGAACACGCTGTACGTCTCGCCCGTGCCCTTCGACAAGCTGCATGCGGCCCTGAAGGATTCGCAGCAGATCGATTCCAAAAAGGGCCGCCCCGGCCTGGAGCCGTTCCCGGACATGATGTCCGCCGAGGAAAACATGGCCGAGGCCGCGCTCATCGCGCCCTTCGCGGGCATCGCCGCCGGACTGGTGGCCGCGGGCCGGGCCATGTTCGGCCGGGGCGAGGCTTCGGGCCGCTCCGGCGCGCCCGGAGAAGGCCCCGCGAACAACGAATCCAGGGACAAGGAGGGCGGCCATGAGGACTAG
- a CDS encoding sigma-54 interaction domain-containing protein — MTEQEINLYLKEILNTMHDGLFLTRPDGTIMMVNDALVRMTGYSRQELMNARCSIFDCDVCHRSRAEGSRHWCRLFKIKRENMKSCHIRRKSGEYIHVVKNASLLQDGDGEVIGAVETLTDISELDARDRKIKELSRLLGGEESFFGMVGRSEAMRRVYDLLERAAQSDAPVIIFGESGTGKELAAAAIHELGPRKDGPFVQINCAALNESLLESEIFGHVKGAFTGAYRHRKGRFEEAQGGDVFLDEIGDVPLSIQVKLLRVLETRSFERVGDNRPLPLDARLITATNQDLRALAEEKRFREDFFYRINVIPIHLPPLRDRREDIPLLAEHFVRRLQETGKEPVGGLAPQSLELLTAYSWPGNVRELKSAVEYAAVVCRDGLILPEHLPPQIASVCAAPQGPEATADFPAPQAGLPRQKAELIQALRQAGGNKSAAARQLGVSRITVLNRMRKYGIDMRKVITS, encoded by the coding sequence ATGACCGAACAGGAAATCAATCTCTATCTCAAGGAAATACTGAACACGATGCACGACGGGCTGTTCCTCACGCGGCCCGACGGAACCATCATGATGGTCAACGACGCGCTCGTGCGCATGACGGGGTATTCCCGACAGGAGCTGATGAACGCGCGCTGCTCCATATTCGACTGCGACGTCTGCCACCGCTCCCGCGCCGAGGGCAGCAGGCACTGGTGCCGACTGTTCAAGATCAAGCGCGAGAACATGAAGAGCTGCCACATCCGCCGCAAGAGCGGGGAGTACATCCATGTGGTCAAGAACGCCTCCCTGCTTCAGGACGGGGACGGCGAGGTCATCGGCGCGGTGGAAACGCTCACGGACATCAGCGAGCTGGACGCCCGCGACCGCAAGATCAAGGAATTATCGAGGCTGCTCGGCGGCGAAGAGAGCTTTTTCGGCATGGTGGGCCGCTCCGAGGCCATGCGCCGCGTCTACGACCTGCTGGAACGCGCGGCCCAGTCCGACGCCCCGGTGATCATCTTCGGCGAGTCCGGCACGGGCAAGGAGCTGGCCGCGGCCGCCATCCACGAACTCGGCCCGCGCAAGGACGGCCCCTTCGTGCAGATCAACTGCGCGGCCTTGAACGAGTCGCTTCTGGAAAGCGAGATATTCGGCCACGTCAAGGGCGCGTTCACCGGGGCCTACCGTCACCGCAAGGGCCGCTTCGAGGAGGCTCAGGGGGGCGACGTGTTCCTGGACGAAATAGGAGACGTGCCGCTTTCCATCCAGGTCAAGCTCCTGCGCGTGCTGGAGACGCGCAGCTTCGAGCGCGTGGGCGACAACCGCCCTCTGCCCCTGGACGCAAGACTGATCACCGCCACCAACCAGGATCTGCGGGCGCTCGCCGAGGAAAAACGCTTCCGGGAGGATTTCTTCTACCGCATCAACGTCATCCCCATCCACCTTCCGCCGCTGCGCGACCGCCGCGAGGACATCCCTCTGCTGGCCGAACATTTCGTGCGGCGGCTCCAAGAGACGGGAAAAGAGCCGGTCGGAGGGCTGGCCCCGCAGAGCCTGGAACTGCTCACGGCCTATTCCTGGCCGGGCAACGTGCGCGAGCTGAAAAGCGCCGTGGAATACGCGGCCGTGGTCTGCCGAGACGGACTCATCCTCCCGGAACACCTGCCGCCCCAGATCGCCTCGGTCTGCGCCGCTCCGCAAGGCCCGGAAGCGACAGCGGATTTTCCCGCTCCGCAGGCCGGGCTGCCCCGCCAAAAGGCCGAACTGATCCAGGCCTTGCGCCAGGCCGGAGGCAACAAGTCCGCGGCCGCCCGCCAGCTCGGCGTCAGCCGCATCACCGTGCTCAACCGCATGCGCAAGTACGGCATCGACATGCGCAAGGTGATCACCTCCTGA